A window of Luteitalea sp. contains these coding sequences:
- a CDS encoding PIN domain-containing protein: MARYMLDTDTCSYIMKRSSQAILNRLQAVPIADVCISVITKSELLFGVEISPRRTKDETALEAFLRHVEVRDFPAEAAAHYARIRADLKKRGTMIGANDLFIAAHARSLGLTLVTNNTGEFERVDGLALENWSVVSPA; the protein is encoded by the coding sequence ATGGCGCGTTACATGCTGGACACGGACACGTGCTCGTACATCATGAAGCGGTCGAGCCAAGCTATCTTGAACAGGCTGCAGGCAGTGCCGATCGCGGATGTCTGTATCTCGGTGATCACGAAGTCTGAGCTGCTTTTTGGCGTCGAGATCTCTCCGCGCCGAACAAAGGATGAGACCGCCCTCGAGGCTTTCCTTCGTCACGTCGAAGTACGGGACTTCCCTGCCGAGGCTGCAGCGCACTACGCGCGCATTCGTGCCGACTTGAAGAAGCGCGGCACCATGATCGGCGCCAACGATCTCTTCATTGCAGCGCACGCACGCAGCCTCGGCCTCACCCTGGTCACGAACAACACCGGTGAGTTCGAACGCGTCGATGGGCTCGCACTCGAGAACTGGTCAGTCGTCTCCCCCGCCTGA
- a CDS encoding AbrB/MazE/SpoVT family DNA-binding domain-containing protein, translating into MQRTAKIFKNNRSQAVRLPKEFQFDTQEVFIRREGDDVILSPRPRDWHAYLAGGPVASDEFMEGVDDLPVQERDH; encoded by the coding sequence ATGCAACGAACCGCAAAGATTTTCAAGAACAACCGCAGCCAGGCGGTACGACTGCCGAAGGAGTTCCAGTTCGACACCCAGGAAGTGTTCATCCGCCGGGAGGGTGACGATGTGATCCTGTCGCCCCGTCCACGGGATTGGCATGCCTACCTCGCGGGCGGCCCGGTGGCTTCCGACGAGTTCATGGAGGGTGTCGACGATCTGCCTGTGCAGGAGCGCGATCACTGA